The Streptomyces luteogriseus genome includes a window with the following:
- a CDS encoding VOC family protein: MEILGATLRVCVDDLETAIPFYERLAGGRAQRFERGGVQVAAIGCFLLMSGPPAELEVLRKVAATIAVTDVEETHKVLTELGAHIVAGPIASPAGRNLIALHPDGSVYEYVDRQA; the protein is encoded by the coding sequence ATGGAGATTCTGGGTGCCACACTGCGCGTCTGCGTCGACGACCTCGAGACCGCGATCCCCTTCTACGAGCGGCTGGCGGGCGGCAGAGCCCAGCGCTTCGAGCGGGGAGGTGTCCAGGTGGCGGCGATCGGCTGCTTCCTGCTGATGAGCGGCCCCCCGGCCGAACTCGAGGTGCTGCGCAAGGTCGCCGCGACGATCGCGGTGACGGATGTCGAGGAGACCCACAAGGTGCTGACCGAACTGGGAGCCCACATCGTGGCGGGCCCCATCGCCTCACCGGCGGGCCGCAACCTGATCGCCCTGCATCCGGACGGCTCGGTCTACGAGTACGTGGACCGCCAGGCGTAG
- a CDS encoding SDR family oxidoreductase, with translation MRKEATSHERGRVVVVTGASGGVGRATVRAFAARGDKVALLARGREGLAAAADEVERAGGEALVIGVDVSDAKAVDDAAQQVIDAYGHIDVWVNNAFTGVFAPFTEVTPDEFRRVTEVTYLGYVFGTRAALRHMLPRDRGTIVQVGSALAYRGIPLQAAYCGAKHAIQGFNESLRCELLHARSGVRTTMVQLPGLNTPQFDWVLNRMPGRARPVAPVYQPEVAARAIVHAASHARRREYWVGGSTAATLIANAVVPGLLDRYLARTNVDAQQEAGRPDGPANLWSPADGPHGRDFGAHGRFDDESTGDSPQQWLSRNRGRLGAALTAGAGVLAARRLAGLVRR, from the coding sequence GTGCGCAAGGAAGCGACATCGCACGAGCGCGGCCGTGTGGTCGTGGTGACCGGAGCCAGCGGCGGGGTCGGACGGGCCACCGTCCGGGCCTTCGCCGCCCGCGGCGACAAGGTCGCCCTGCTCGCCCGCGGGCGTGAGGGACTCGCCGCCGCGGCGGACGAGGTCGAGCGCGCCGGCGGCGAGGCGCTCGTCATCGGCGTCGACGTCTCCGACGCCAAGGCCGTCGACGACGCCGCCCAGCAGGTCATCGACGCGTACGGCCACATCGACGTCTGGGTCAACAACGCCTTCACCGGAGTGTTCGCGCCGTTCACGGAAGTCACCCCGGACGAGTTCCGGCGCGTGACCGAAGTGACCTACCTGGGCTATGTGTTCGGCACCCGCGCCGCCCTGCGCCACATGCTGCCGCGCGACCGCGGCACGATCGTGCAGGTCGGCTCCGCGCTCGCCTACCGGGGCATTCCCCTGCAGGCGGCGTACTGCGGGGCCAAGCACGCGATCCAAGGGTTCAACGAGTCGCTGCGCTGCGAGCTGCTGCACGCGCGCAGCGGGGTGCGGACGACGATGGTGCAGTTGCCGGGCCTCAACACCCCGCAGTTCGACTGGGTGCTGAACCGGATGCCCGGGCGGGCACGGCCCGTGGCGCCGGTGTACCAGCCGGAGGTCGCGGCCCGGGCGATCGTGCACGCGGCGTCGCACGCGCGGCGCCGGGAGTACTGGGTGGGCGGCTCCACCGCCGCGACGCTCATCGCCAACGCCGTGGTCCCCGGGCTGCTCGACCGCTACCTGGCCCGCACCAATGTCGACGCGCAGCAGGAGGCGGGCCGGCCCGACGGTCCCGCGAACCTCTGGTCGCCGGCGGACGGCCCGCACGGCCGGGACTTCGGCGCACACGGACGCTTCGACGACGAGTCCACCGGCGACAGCCCGCAGCAGTGGCTGTCGCGCAACCGCGGCCGGCTGGGCGCGGCCCTCACCGCGGGAGCGGGCGTCCTGGCGGCACGCAGGCTGGCGGGACTCGTCCGCCGCTAG
- a CDS encoding phage holin family protein, with protein sequence MKPLDHLEHLDKHLVDELAQVARETVRDELREQTRRQRRKAALYAASGALALYAGAALALAVGLALALGLPDWAAALITAVVLGVLAYVLRGMARPSRPGPDHASGTAPGGDSARRTAAGAADGMPYPPVPPAPPAGAATPGPVPPRPSEAPDVPHRRA encoded by the coding sequence ATGAAGCCGTTGGATCACCTGGAGCATCTGGACAAGCATCTCGTCGACGAGCTGGCACAGGTGGCGCGCGAGACCGTGCGGGACGAACTGCGCGAGCAGACGCGCAGGCAGCGCCGCAAGGCCGCGCTGTACGCCGCGTCCGGCGCGCTGGCCCTGTACGCAGGCGCGGCCCTCGCGCTCGCCGTGGGACTGGCTCTCGCCCTCGGCCTGCCCGACTGGGCGGCCGCGCTGATCACCGCCGTGGTCCTGGGGGTCCTGGCCTACGTGCTGCGCGGCATGGCCCGGCCGTCCCGGCCGGGCCCGGACCACGCGTCCGGCACGGCACCGGGCGGGGACAGCGCCCGTCGGACCGCGGCCGGGGCGGCCGACGGCATGCCGTACCCGCCCGTGCCCCCGGCCCCGCCCGCCGGAGCGGCCACCCCCGGCCCCGTGCCCCCCCGGCCGTCGGAGGCCCCGGACGTACCCCACCGCAGGGCGTGA
- a CDS encoding S66 peptidase family protein: MNPLVRPPRLAPGARVAVVAPSGPVPEERLQAGLDILRGWDLDPVVMPHVLGRHRELDYLAGTDEQRAADLRAAWCDPSVAAVLCARGGYGAQRMVDLLDWEAMRTAGPKVFAGFSDVTVLHQAFATRLGLVTLYGPAAAGVDFLKNARAQEHLRATLFEPESVRTVTAAPPGAALVPGRARGVTLGGCLSLLASDLGTPHAHPGARGGLLLVEDIGESPYRVDRYLTQLLRTGWLDGVAGIVLGSWAGCGPYGELRVVLADRLGGLGVPVVEEFGFGHGEGALTMPLGVGAELNAEAGTLTLDEPALS, translated from the coding sequence GTGAACCCGTTGGTACGACCTCCCCGGCTCGCCCCCGGCGCCCGTGTCGCCGTCGTCGCGCCCAGTGGCCCCGTGCCCGAGGAGCGCCTCCAGGCGGGGCTGGACATTCTGCGCGGCTGGGACCTCGACCCCGTGGTGATGCCCCATGTGCTGGGCAGACACCGGGAGTTGGACTACCTGGCCGGCACGGACGAGCAGCGCGCCGCCGACCTCCGGGCCGCCTGGTGCGATCCGTCCGTCGCGGCCGTGCTGTGCGCCCGGGGCGGGTACGGGGCGCAGCGCATGGTCGATCTGCTCGACTGGGAGGCGATGCGGACGGCGGGCCCCAAGGTGTTCGCCGGGTTCAGCGACGTCACCGTCCTGCACCAGGCCTTCGCCACCCGCCTGGGCCTGGTCACGCTGTACGGACCCGCGGCCGCCGGCGTCGACTTCCTCAAGAACGCCCGGGCCCAGGAGCACCTGCGGGCCACCCTCTTCGAGCCGGAGTCCGTGCGGACCGTCACGGCCGCGCCCCCGGGTGCGGCACTGGTCCCGGGCCGAGCCCGGGGGGTCACCCTGGGCGGTTGCCTGAGTCTGCTCGCGAGCGACCTTGGCACCCCGCACGCCCACCCCGGGGCGCGGGGCGGGCTGTTGCTGGTGGAGGACATCGGGGAAAGCCCGTACCGCGTGGACCGATACCTCACCCAACTCCTGCGCACCGGCTGGCTCGACGGGGTCGCCGGGATCGTCCTCGGATCCTGGGCGGGGTGCGGCCCGTACGGGGAGCTGCGCGTGGTCCTCGCCGACCGGCTCGGCGGCCTTGGTGTCCCGGTCGTGGAGGAGTTCGGGTTCGGGCACGGTGAGGGTGCGCTGACCATGCCCCTCGGGGTCGGGGCCGAACTGAACGCCGAGGCGGGCACGTTGACGCTGGACGAACCGGCCCTGAGCTGA
- a CDS encoding GNAT family N-acetyltransferase: MPHHASRHLAEGPRVGIRHFTYEDGAEFTARARESKDLHQPWLFPPTTTQAYTAYAGRLIEDPSKTGFLVCDKSDGAIGGFININNIVEGGFQSGALGYGAFAHAAGRGLMREGLDLVVRYAFGPMRLHRLEINVQPGNAASIALARGCGFRLEGFSQKMLFVDGAWRDHERWAITTEMITPPGRD; encoded by the coding sequence GTGCCGCACCACGCATCCCGCCACCTCGCCGAAGGCCCCCGGGTGGGGATTCGCCACTTCACCTACGAGGACGGTGCCGAGTTCACCGCCCGCGCCCGGGAGAGCAAGGACCTGCACCAGCCGTGGCTCTTCCCGCCCACCACGACGCAGGCCTACACCGCCTACGCGGGCCGGCTGATCGAGGACCCGTCCAAAACCGGATTCCTGGTCTGCGACAAGAGCGACGGGGCCATCGGCGGGTTCATCAACATCAACAACATCGTCGAGGGCGGCTTCCAGTCCGGCGCCCTGGGCTACGGGGCCTTCGCGCACGCCGCCGGGCGGGGGCTGATGCGCGAAGGGCTGGACCTCGTCGTGCGGTACGCGTTCGGCCCGATGCGGCTGCACCGGCTGGAGATCAACGTCCAGCCGGGCAACGCAGCGTCGATCGCCCTGGCCCGCGGCTGCGGCTTCCGCCTGGAGGGCTTCTCGCAGAAGATGCTCTTCGTCGACGGGGCCTGGCGTGACCACGAACGCTGGGCGATCACCACCGAGATGATCACTCCGCCGGGCCGGGACTGA
- a CDS encoding M20/M25/M40 family metallo-hydrolase, translated as MAEQVDEQALDEVVTYTSDLIRIDTTNRGGGDCRERPAAEYAAARLADAGIEPTLLERAEGRTNVVARIEGTDPSAGALLLHGHLDVVPAAAADWSVHPFSGEIRDGVVWGRGAVDMKNMDAMILAVVRGWARQGVRPRRDVVIAFTADEEASAVDGSGFLADRHPGLFEGCTEGISESGAFTFHDGAGRQIYPIAAGERGTAWLKLTARGRAGHGSKVNRDNAVTRLAAAIARIGAHEWPLRLTPTVRAALTELAALYGIETDLTDVDALLEKLGPAAKLVEPTLRNSANPTMLDAGYKINVIPGEAVAHVDGRFMPGGEEEFRTTLDRLTGPDVDWEFHHREVALESPVDSATFAGMRSAIEEFAPEGHVVPFCMSGGTDAKQFSRLGITGYGFTPLKLPDGYDYAAMFHGVDERVPVEALHFGVRVLDRFLRTA; from the coding sequence ATGGCTGAGCAGGTGGACGAGCAGGCGCTGGACGAGGTCGTGACGTACACGTCCGACCTCATCCGGATCGACACCACCAACCGGGGCGGGGGCGACTGCCGGGAGCGGCCCGCCGCCGAGTACGCCGCCGCCCGGCTCGCCGACGCCGGGATCGAGCCGACCCTGCTGGAGCGCGCCGAGGGGCGGACCAACGTCGTCGCCCGGATCGAGGGCACCGACCCCTCGGCCGGCGCCCTGCTGCTCCACGGCCATCTCGACGTCGTGCCCGCCGCGGCCGCCGACTGGAGCGTGCATCCGTTCTCCGGGGAGATCCGCGACGGGGTCGTCTGGGGGCGCGGCGCCGTCGACATGAAGAACATGGACGCGATGATCCTGGCCGTCGTACGCGGCTGGGCACGGCAGGGTGTCCGGCCCCGCCGGGACGTCGTCATCGCGTTCACCGCCGACGAGGAGGCCAGCGCCGTGGACGGCTCCGGGTTCCTCGCCGACCGGCACCCCGGTCTGTTCGAGGGCTGCACCGAAGGCATCAGCGAGTCGGGCGCCTTCACCTTCCACGACGGTGCCGGGCGGCAGATCTATCCGATCGCCGCCGGGGAACGCGGCACCGCCTGGCTGAAGCTCACCGCCCGCGGACGTGCCGGGCACGGCTCCAAGGTCAACCGCGACAACGCCGTCACCCGGCTCGCGGCCGCCATCGCGCGGATCGGCGCCCACGAGTGGCCGCTCAGGCTGACCCCGACCGTGCGCGCCGCCCTCACCGAACTCGCCGCGCTCTACGGCATCGAGACCGACCTCACCGACGTGGACGCGCTGCTGGAGAAGCTCGGACCGGCCGCGAAGCTCGTCGAGCCGACCCTGCGCAACAGCGCCAACCCGACCATGCTGGACGCGGGTTACAAGATCAACGTCATCCCGGGCGAGGCCGTCGCGCACGTGGACGGCCGCTTCATGCCCGGCGGCGAGGAGGAGTTCCGCACCACCCTCGACCGCCTCACCGGGCCGGACGTGGACTGGGAGTTCCACCACCGCGAGGTCGCCCTGGAGTCGCCGGTGGACTCGGCGACCTTCGCGGGCATGCGCTCCGCCATCGAGGAGTTCGCGCCCGAGGGGCACGTCGTTCCGTTCTGCATGTCCGGCGGCACCGACGCCAAGCAGTTCTCCCGCCTCGGCATCACCGGCTACGGCTTCACCCCGCTGAAGCTGCCGGACGGCTACGACTACGCGGCCATGTTCCACGGGGTCGACGAACGGGTACCGGTCGAGGCGCTGCACTTCGGTGTCCGCGTACTCGACCGGTTCCTGCGGACGGCCTAG
- a CDS encoding prolyl oligopeptidase family serine peptidase: MGETVRTLAYGAWPSPIDAALTAAHDGHPEYVGFVGDEVWWTEPRPAESGRRTLVRRHADGREESLLPAPWNVRSRVIEYGGHPWAAVARDTGPLVVFVNFADQRLYRCEPGGEPRPLTPVSPVGAGLRWAEPLPLPERGEVWCVLEEFTGDGPTDVRRVLAAVPLDGSAAEDRDAVRELTDGRHRFVTGPKLSPDGRRAAWLAWEHPRMPWDGTELLLADVTTDGALRDARTVAGGPGEAIAQVDWTHDGRLLYASDRSGWWNLYLDGERVCPREEEFGGALWKLGSRWFTPLESGLVAVVHGRGATALGILDPETGEVVDAAGPWTEFAPTLAAHGERVVAVGASPRSAYEVVELDARTGRARVVGAEHDDAVDPAYYPEPQIRTFTGPDGRDIHAHIYPPHHPGCVAPGDELPPYVVWAHGGPTGRAPLVLDLEIAYFTSRGIGVAEVNYGGSTGYGRPYRERLREQWGVVDVEDCAAVALALADEGTADRGRLAVRGGSAGGWTAAASLTTTDVYACGTVKYPILDLAGWGTGETHDFESRYLEGLIGPLAEVPARYAERSPAAHADRLTVPFLLLQGLEDVICPPVQCERFLARLEGRKVPHAYLAFEGEGHGFRRAETMVRALEAELSLYAQVFRLDPPGIPTLELSK; this comes from the coding sequence GTGGGGGAGACGGTGCGGACGCTGGCCTACGGGGCGTGGCCCTCGCCCATCGACGCGGCCCTGACCGCCGCGCACGACGGGCACCCGGAGTACGTGGGTTTCGTCGGCGACGAAGTGTGGTGGACCGAGCCGCGCCCCGCCGAGAGCGGCCGGCGCACCCTGGTGCGCCGGCACGCCGACGGCCGGGAGGAGTCGCTGCTGCCCGCGCCGTGGAACGTGCGCAGCCGGGTCATCGAGTACGGCGGGCACCCGTGGGCCGCCGTCGCGCGTGACACCGGACCGCTCGTGGTGTTCGTGAACTTCGCCGACCAGCGGCTGTACCGCTGCGAGCCGGGCGGAGAACCCCGGCCGCTCACCCCCGTGTCGCCCGTGGGTGCCGGCCTGCGCTGGGCCGAGCCGCTGCCGCTGCCCGAGCGGGGCGAAGTGTGGTGCGTGCTGGAGGAGTTCACCGGCGACGGACCCACCGACGTGCGCCGGGTCCTGGCCGCCGTCCCGCTGGACGGCTCCGCCGCCGAGGACCGGGACGCCGTACGGGAACTGACCGACGGGCGGCACCGGTTCGTGACCGGACCGAAGCTCTCGCCCGACGGGCGGCGGGCCGCCTGGCTCGCCTGGGAGCATCCCCGCATGCCGTGGGACGGCACCGAGCTGCTCCTCGCCGACGTCACCACCGACGGCGCCCTGCGCGACGCCCGGACCGTGGCCGGAGGGCCCGGCGAGGCCATCGCCCAGGTCGACTGGACCCACGACGGCCGTCTGCTCTACGCGAGCGACCGTTCCGGCTGGTGGAACCTCTACCTGGACGGGGAGCGGGTGTGCCCGCGCGAGGAGGAGTTCGGCGGGGCCCTGTGGAAGCTGGGTTCGCGATGGTTCACCCCGCTGGAGAGCGGTCTGGTCGCCGTCGTGCACGGCCGGGGCGCCACCGCACTCGGCATCCTGGACCCCGAGACCGGCGAGGTCGTCGACGCGGCCGGACCCTGGACCGAGTTCGCCCCCACCCTCGCCGCCCACGGCGAACGGGTCGTCGCCGTCGGGGCCAGCCCGCGCAGCGCCTACGAGGTCGTCGAACTGGACGCCCGCACCGGCCGGGCCCGGGTCGTCGGCGCCGAGCACGACGACGCCGTCGATCCCGCCTACTACCCCGAGCCGCAGATCCGCACCTTCACCGGCCCCGACGGGCGCGACATCCACGCCCACATCTACCCGCCGCACCACCCCGGCTGCGTCGCGCCCGGCGACGAGCTGCCGCCCTACGTCGTCTGGGCGCACGGCGGGCCCACCGGCCGCGCACCGCTGGTGCTCGACCTTGAGATCGCCTACTTCACCTCGCGCGGCATCGGCGTCGCCGAGGTCAACTACGGCGGCTCCACGGGGTACGGCCGCCCCTACCGGGAGCGGCTGCGCGAGCAGTGGGGCGTGGTGGACGTCGAGGACTGCGCCGCCGTCGCCCTGGCCCTCGCCGACGAGGGCACCGCCGACCGCGGCCGGCTCGCCGTCAGGGGCGGCAGCGCGGGCGGCTGGACCGCCGCCGCCTCGCTCACCACCACCGACGTCTACGCCTGCGGCACCGTCAAGTACCCGATCCTGGACCTGGCCGGCTGGGGCACGGGGGAGACCCATGACTTCGAGTCGCGGTACCTGGAGGGCCTCATCGGGCCGCTCGCCGAGGTGCCCGCCCGGTACGCGGAGCGCTCGCCCGCCGCCCACGCCGACCGCCTCACCGTGCCGTTCCTGCTGCTCCAGGGCCTGGAAGACGTGATCTGCCCGCCCGTCCAGTGCGAGCGGTTCCTGGCCCGGCTGGAGGGCCGGAAGGTGCCGCACGCGTATCTCGCCTTCGAGGGGGAGGGGCACGGGTTCCGCAGGGCGGAGACCATGGTGCGCGCCCTGGAGGCCGAACTCTCCCTCTACGCCCAGGTGTTCCGCCTGGACCCGCCCGGCATCCCCACCCTGGAGCTCAGCAAGTGA
- a CDS encoding CocE/NonD family hydrolase: protein MSRRVPRTRALLALALGAALAVPLTPPATAADAYTVTPLKFTVRAGGRTCTVDADLYRPAGADSDHPAPAVLGTNGFGGSKADGSTDTIGKAFAQRGYVSLVYSGLGFGRSGCLVSLDDPDIDGAAASRLVDFLGGTRAADDGTTADFVTRDAPGDPRVGMIGGSYGGAVQLATASVDHRLDALVPMITWNDLAYSLAPDNAVGSGSVPGVFKWQWTNGFYFIGEGQPLLEPSLDPSRINSLACLHFVTEACRTVHTLNSGSYPADRTAELLAYARRVSPVSYLHRVDTPTLLVQGQADTLFNLNEATATYRTLKAQGTPVKMIWQSWGHSGGLTGPATGELDLSQGNLETSYVGRRVLAWFDRHLRKQTHVDTGPAFAYHRDWITDPDRTYATANRLPTLGHTLYLSGDGKLVEHRSEVARGSRGYTNWLTPTSHSESSLAGLIGLPDTPPRDTKGTYLDWTSAPLERPLDVVGAPRATLKVVSPKAEREQNSADAADKLVLFAKLYDVAPDGTRTLVRRLVAPVRVPDVTKRFTVTLPGIVHRYETGHRLRFVIAASDDAYFGNRGIKPVTVVSGPGDTEALRLPVAGP, encoded by the coding sequence GTGTCCCGACGCGTGCCCAGAACCCGCGCACTCCTCGCTCTCGCTCTGGGTGCCGCCCTGGCCGTGCCCCTCACCCCACCCGCCACCGCCGCCGACGCCTACACCGTCACGCCGCTGAAGTTCACCGTGCGGGCGGGCGGCCGCACCTGCACGGTCGACGCCGACCTGTACCGTCCCGCCGGCGCGGACAGCGACCACCCGGCGCCCGCCGTGCTCGGCACGAACGGCTTCGGCGGCAGCAAGGCGGACGGCTCGACGGACACCATCGGCAAGGCCTTCGCCCAGCGCGGCTACGTCTCGCTCGTCTACTCCGGGCTCGGCTTCGGCCGCAGCGGCTGCCTCGTCTCCCTCGACGACCCGGACATCGACGGTGCCGCCGCCTCCCGGCTGGTCGACTTCCTGGGCGGCACCCGCGCCGCCGACGACGGCACCACCGCCGACTTCGTCACCCGTGACGCCCCCGGCGACCCGCGCGTCGGCATGATCGGCGGCTCCTACGGCGGCGCAGTCCAGCTCGCCACGGCCTCCGTCGACCACCGCCTGGACGCGCTCGTCCCGATGATCACCTGGAACGACCTGGCGTATTCGCTCGCCCCCGACAACGCCGTCGGCAGCGGCAGCGTCCCGGGCGTCTTCAAATGGCAGTGGACGAACGGCTTCTACTTCATCGGCGAGGGCCAGCCGCTGCTGGAGCCGAGCCTCGACCCGTCCCGCATCAACTCCCTGGCCTGTCTGCACTTCGTCACCGAGGCCTGCCGCACGGTCCACACCCTCAACTCCGGCAGCTACCCCGCCGACCGGACCGCCGAGCTGCTGGCCTACGCGCGCCGTGTCTCCCCGGTGTCGTACCTCCACCGCGTGGACACGCCCACCCTGCTGGTCCAAGGACAGGCCGACACCCTGTTCAACCTAAACGAGGCCACGGCGACGTACCGGACGCTCAAGGCCCAGGGCACGCCCGTCAAGATGATCTGGCAGTCCTGGGGCCACAGCGGAGGCCTCACCGGACCGGCCACCGGCGAACTGGACCTGTCCCAGGGCAACCTGGAGACCAGTTACGTCGGTCGGCGGGTCCTCGCCTGGTTCGACCGCCATCTGCGCAAGCAGACCCACGTCGACACCGGCCCGGCCTTCGCCTACCACCGTGACTGGATCACCGACCCCGACCGCACCTACGCCACCGCGAACCGCCTCCCCACCCTCGGCCACACCCTGTACCTCTCCGGCGACGGGAAACTCGTAGAGCACCGGAGCGAGGTGGCCCGAGGCAGCCGCGGCTACACCAACTGGCTGACCCCCACGAGCCATTCGGAGAGCTCGCTGGCCGGACTCATCGGCCTGCCGGACACGCCGCCGCGCGACACCAAGGGCACGTACCTCGACTGGACGAGCGCGCCGCTCGAGCGCCCCCTCGACGTCGTCGGCGCACCCCGGGCCACGCTCAAGGTCGTCTCCCCGAAGGCCGAACGCGAGCAGAACTCCGCCGACGCGGCCGACAAGCTCGTCCTGTTCGCCAAGCTCTACGACGTCGCCCCCGACGGCACCCGCACCCTGGTGCGCCGCCTGGTCGCGCCGGTGCGGGTCCCGGACGTCACCAAGCGCTTCACCGTCACCCTGCCCGGCATCGTGCACCGCTACGAGACCGGGCACCGGCTGCGGTTCGTGATCGCCGCGAGCGACGACGCGTACTTCGGCAACCGGGGGATCAAGCCGGTGACCGTGGTCAGCGGGCCGGGCGACACCGAGGCACTGCGGCTGCCGGTCGCCGGCCCCTGA
- a CDS encoding TIGR03557 family F420-dependent LLM class oxidoreductase — MPEYGYFLSCEQYGPAELIEQARMAEQAGFQALWISDHYHPWNDEQGQSPFVWSVIGALSEAVSLPIETAVTCPTVRMHPAVVAHAAATSAVMTNNRFRLGVGSGEALNEHILGDHWPPAHVRLDMLEEAIQVMRRLFTGEEVNHHGPHYTVENARLYTVPDEPIPIDISGFGPAATQLASRVGDGYITVSPDEAMVEQYRKGGGGGKLVSGGTKVCYDTDKDEAVRTVHRLWANEQLPGELGQVLPSPKHFEQAQQLVTEDMVRGNRVCGDDLDEHVAELKQFADAGFDRVYVNQIGPDLRGFFDFYRTKVLPQLQQAV; from the coding sequence ATGCCCGAGTACGGATACTTCCTCTCGTGTGAGCAGTACGGACCCGCCGAGCTGATCGAGCAGGCGCGGATGGCCGAACAGGCCGGTTTCCAGGCGCTGTGGATCTCGGACCACTACCACCCGTGGAACGACGAGCAGGGCCAGAGCCCGTTCGTGTGGTCGGTGATCGGCGCGCTCTCCGAGGCCGTGTCCCTGCCGATCGAGACGGCCGTGACCTGCCCCACCGTGCGCATGCACCCGGCGGTGGTGGCGCACGCCGCGGCGACCAGCGCGGTGATGACGAACAACCGCTTCCGGCTCGGCGTCGGCTCCGGCGAGGCGCTCAACGAGCACATCCTGGGCGATCACTGGCCGCCGGCCCACGTGCGGCTGGACATGCTGGAGGAGGCGATCCAGGTGATGCGCCGGCTGTTCACCGGCGAGGAGGTGAACCACCACGGACCGCACTACACGGTCGAGAACGCCAGGCTGTACACCGTCCCGGACGAGCCGATCCCGATCGACATCTCCGGCTTCGGCCCGGCCGCGACGCAGCTCGCGTCCCGTGTGGGCGACGGCTACATCACCGTGTCGCCGGACGAGGCGATGGTGGAGCAGTACCGCAAGGGCGGGGGCGGCGGAAAGCTCGTCAGCGGCGGCACCAAGGTCTGCTACGACACCGACAAGGACGAGGCCGTACGGACCGTCCACCGGCTCTGGGCCAACGAGCAGCTGCCGGGCGAGCTCGGCCAGGTGCTGCCCTCCCCCAAGCACTTCGAGCAGGCGCAGCAGCTCGTCACCGAGGACATGGTGCGCGGGAACCGGGTGTGCGGCGACGACCTGGACGAGCACGTGGCGGAGCTGAAGCAGTTCGCCGACGCGGGTTTCGACCGGGTCTATGTGAACCAGATCGGCCCGGACCTGCGCGGCTTCTTCGACTTCTACCGCACGAAGGTGCTGCCGCAGCTCCAGCAGGCCGTGTGA